In one Sphingomonas sp. AP4-R1 genomic region, the following are encoded:
- a CDS encoding methylated-DNA--[protein]-cysteine S-methyltransferase, with translation MTYAFTTMPSPVGTLTLVASDNGLAAILWEDDRPGRVTLGAMEERPDHPVLMETEAQLRDYFAGTRTRFDLPLDAMGTDFQKRVWEQLLAIPFGETRTYGEIARAIGSPNAVRAVGGANGRNPLSIVAPCHRVIGGNGTLTGFAGGLEAKRYLLAHEGLELAL, from the coding sequence ATGACCTACGCTTTCACAACAATGCCCTCGCCCGTCGGCACGCTGACTCTGGTGGCGAGCGACAACGGGCTCGCCGCAATCCTGTGGGAGGATGACCGGCCGGGCCGCGTGACGCTCGGCGCGATGGAGGAGCGGCCCGACCATCCCGTGCTGATGGAGACGGAGGCGCAGCTGCGCGACTATTTCGCCGGCACGCGCACGCGCTTCGATCTGCCGCTGGATGCGATGGGCACCGATTTCCAGAAGCGCGTGTGGGAGCAGCTGCTCGCCATCCCGTTCGGCGAGACGCGCACCTATGGCGAGATCGCACGCGCGATCGGATCGCCCAATGCGGTGCGCGCGGTGGGAGGCGCCAACGGCCGCAACCCGCTTTCGATCGTCGCGCCGTGCCACCGCGTGATCGGCGGCAACGGCACGCTCACCGGCTTCGCCGGCGGGCTGGAGGCGAAGCGCTACCTGCTGGCGCACGAGGGGCTGGAACTGGCCCTCTGA
- a CDS encoding ATP-binding protein → MTMMDLRLTAASDGAIEIGRVLEISGAGARATLDAAMLATLGQAGPAQPGAIGSHLKLPVGTNWVIAQVSALRREEADSDLIVANLDFVGEADADGVSFRRFRRGVSHLPLPGCRLYATSEADRIAIFAPDERPHITFGRIHSAGEARAAFYIDGLLGRHFAILGSTGTGKSSAAALLLHRICERATNGHVLMIDPHGEYGASFAGAGAVFDVTSLALPYWLMNLEEHAEIFVTARGPERQIDIDIFAKCLLAARARNRASEGIARLTADSPIPYLLSDLGNILSAEMGKLDKGGTGIGPYLRLKARIDELKVDPRYAFMFSGMMVGDTMQAVLQRLLRLPADGKPIAIVDLSAVPSEITPVLVALLARLVFDHALWSRGADARPVLLVCEEAHRYIPADAMSPARRILERIAKEGRKYGVSLGLISQRPSDLAEGVLSQCGTIVSMRLNNDKDQAHVRSAVPEGARGLIDAIPGLRNREAVVVGEGVALPMRAVFDDLEPEKLPASSDPSFALGWQVAAEEPARLARTIARWRAQGRLPGTD, encoded by the coding sequence ATGACGATGATGGATCTCCGCCTGACCGCCGCCTCCGACGGCGCCATCGAAATCGGCCGGGTTCTGGAGATTTCCGGGGCCGGCGCGCGCGCGACGCTGGACGCCGCCATGCTGGCGACGCTCGGCCAGGCGGGACCCGCCCAGCCCGGCGCGATCGGCAGCCACCTGAAGCTGCCCGTCGGCACCAACTGGGTGATCGCGCAGGTGAGCGCGCTGCGCCGCGAGGAAGCGGACAGCGACCTGATCGTGGCCAATCTGGATTTCGTGGGCGAGGCCGATGCCGACGGCGTGAGCTTTCGCCGCTTCCGGCGCGGCGTGAGCCACCTGCCTTTGCCCGGCTGCCGCCTCTATGCGACGAGCGAGGCGGATCGCATCGCCATCTTCGCACCCGACGAACGGCCGCACATCACGTTCGGCCGGATCCATTCGGCGGGCGAGGCGCGCGCGGCTTTCTATATCGACGGGCTGCTCGGCCGCCATTTCGCGATCCTCGGCTCGACCGGCACGGGCAAATCCTCCGCCGCGGCGCTTCTGCTCCACCGCATCTGCGAGCGGGCGACGAATGGCCACGTGCTGATGATCGATCCGCACGGCGAATATGGCGCCTCCTTCGCGGGAGCCGGCGCGGTGTTCGACGTGACGAGCCTCGCCCTTCCCTATTGGCTGATGAATCTGGAGGAGCATGCCGAGATCTTCGTGACGGCGCGCGGCCCCGAGCGTCAGATCGACATCGACATCTTCGCCAAATGCCTGCTCGCCGCACGCGCGCGCAATCGGGCGTCGGAGGGCATCGCCCGGCTCACCGCCGACAGCCCGATCCCCTATCTCCTCTCCGATCTGGGCAACATCCTCTCGGCCGAGATGGGCAAACTGGACAAGGGCGGCACGGGCATCGGCCCCTATCTGCGGCTGAAGGCGCGGATCGACGAGCTGAAGGTGGATCCGCGCTACGCTTTCATGTTCTCCGGCATGATGGTGGGCGATACGATGCAGGCGGTGCTGCAGCGCCTGCTGCGCCTGCCCGCCGACGGCAAGCCGATCGCGATCGTCGATCTCTCCGCCGTGCCGTCCGAGATCACGCCGGTGCTGGTGGCGCTGCTGGCGCGGCTGGTGTTCGATCATGCGCTCTGGTCGCGCGGAGCCGATGCCCGGCCCGTTCTGCTCGTGTGCGAGGAGGCGCATCGCTACATTCCGGCCGATGCCATGTCGCCCGCGCGCCGCATTCTGGAGCGGATCGCCAAGGAAGGCCGCAAATATGGCGTGTCGCTCGGCCTGATCTCGCAGCGGCCGTCCGATCTGGCCGAGGGCGTGCTTTCCCAGTGCGGCACGATCGTCTCGATGCGGCTGAACAACGACAAGGATCAGGCGCATGTCCGCTCGGCCGTGCCCGAGGGCGCGCGCGGGCTGATCGACGCGATCCCGGGCCTGCGCAATCGCGAGGCCGTGGTGGTGGGCGAAGGCGTCGCGCTGCCGATGCGCGCGGTGTTCGACGATCTGGAGCCGGAGAAGCTGCCCGCTTCGTCCGATCCCTCGTTCGCGCTGGGCTGGCAGGTGGCGGCCGAGGAGCCCGCACGGCTGGCGCGCACGATCGCCCGCTGGCGCGCGCAGGGCCGCCTGCCCGGCACCGACTGA
- a CDS encoding glycosyltransferase family 4 protein, whose amino-acid sequence MRILHLSSLYPPHLVGGAERVVEMLAEGQAREGHDVSVAYIVPEAQPEGERHGVKTYPIANSNLYWIDDVPFKSGPLRMINKAITTFNFRSAADFGRIARKVKPDVVHSHSMVTFSPLAWQRAKNAGARLVHTLHDYDMVCLRATLFNNGRNCVTRRAACEYASRWKATYASLFDAVVGVSEAVLDEHVTRGALAGVSPDRLSVIWNGARVTRHDAIAERAARQGPFTFGFIGRLVPEKGLDVLLAACRLLPAEGWTLRIAGKAPGENDYEERARGLPIEFCGFVDSSAFMDTLDVLVVPSVWREPFGLTVVESLARGVPVLGTAHGAVCELVTKSGLGSDWVVKADDPAALAQRMTEIMARGRQALPSAATFGGLLDQVSPEKMVGSYLGLYEGLLSDRVAAE is encoded by the coding sequence GTGCGGATCCTTCATCTCAGTTCCCTTTACCCGCCGCACCTCGTGGGCGGTGCCGAGCGCGTCGTCGAGATGCTCGCGGAAGGACAGGCGCGCGAGGGGCATGACGTGAGCGTCGCCTATATCGTGCCCGAGGCGCAGCCGGAGGGCGAGCGTCACGGCGTGAAGACCTATCCGATCGCCAATTCCAATCTCTACTGGATCGATGACGTGCCGTTCAAATCCGGCCCGCTCCGGATGATCAACAAGGCGATCACGACCTTCAATTTCCGCTCGGCCGCCGATTTCGGCAGGATCGCCCGCAAGGTGAAGCCGGACGTCGTGCATTCGCACTCGATGGTCACCTTCTCGCCGCTCGCCTGGCAGCGCGCGAAGAATGCCGGCGCGCGGCTGGTCCACACGCTCCACGATTATGACATGGTCTGCCTGCGCGCGACCCTGTTCAACAATGGCCGCAACTGCGTCACCCGTCGCGCCGCCTGCGAATATGCGTCGCGCTGGAAGGCGACCTACGCCTCGCTGTTCGATGCCGTGGTCGGCGTGTCGGAAGCGGTGCTGGACGAACATGTCACGCGCGGCGCTTTGGCGGGTGTCTCGCCCGATCGCCTGTCGGTGATCTGGAACGGCGCGCGCGTCACTCGTCATGATGCCATCGCCGAGCGCGCGGCGCGGCAGGGCCCGTTCACCTTCGGCTTCATCGGCCGCCTCGTCCCCGAAAAGGGGCTCGACGTGCTGCTCGCGGCCTGCCGCCTGCTTCCGGCCGAGGGCTGGACGCTGCGGATCGCGGGCAAGGCGCCGGGCGAGAATGATTATGAGGAGCGCGCCAGGGGCCTCCCGATCGAATTCTGCGGCTTCGTGGATTCGTCGGCCTTCATGGATACGCTGGACGTGCTGGTCGTCCCCTCGGTCTGGCGCGAGCCGTTCGGCCTCACCGTGGTCGAATCCCTGGCGCGCGGCGTGCCCGTGCTGGGCACGGCGCATGGCGCGGTGTGCGAGCTTGTCACCAAGAGCGGCCTCGGCAGCGATTGGGTGGTGAAGGCGGACGATCCCGCCGCGCTCGCCCAGCGCATGACCGAGATCATGGCGCGCGGGCGGCAGGCGCTGCCCTCGGCCGCCACCTTCGGCGGGCTGCTGGATCAGGTCTCGCCCGAGAAGATGGTGGGCTCCTATCTCGGCCTTTACGAAGGCCTTCTCTCTGATCGTGTTGCTGCGGAGTAA
- a CDS encoding glycosyltransferase family 4 protein gives MRILHLSTLYPPHIVGGAERSVELLAEAQVALGHTVGAACLNRETVARTERNDVSVYRMAHGNDFWMEDVEEHGRAARTVAKLKQPFNTALAGRFGAVLDDFKPDILHSHSMVEVSSLLWTEAAKRGIPVAHTIRDYELLCTNSGMFKNGKTCASRHVKCKVLTLDKLMRHRAVGAVASVGRQILDTHLDEGYFSHVDRNYRRVIWNPAIVKGAGANYVKPRLEGPLRFGYLGRISAEKGVDTMLEALRLLPAGGWEAIIAGKAPADMPRFEALAAGMPVTFAGFMDPKDFFEAIDVLIVPSLWAEPLPRTILEACAMRVPSLGARSGGIPELIGEENKDWLYDAHDPADMAARMAPIVERGRDGLTFDRFELVLSQTQPSTVANKYLDLYQGALASRGKTLSAAA, from the coding sequence GTGCGGATCCTTCATCTCAGTACGCTGTATCCGCCCCATATCGTCGGCGGAGCGGAGCGCTCGGTCGAATTGCTGGCGGAGGCGCAGGTCGCGCTCGGCCACACGGTCGGCGCCGCCTGCCTCAATCGCGAGACGGTCGCGCGCACGGAGCGCAACGACGTCAGCGTCTATCGCATGGCGCACGGCAATGATTTCTGGATGGAGGATGTCGAGGAGCATGGCCGCGCCGCGCGCACGGTCGCCAAGCTCAAGCAGCCCTTCAACACCGCGCTCGCCGGCCGCTTCGGCGCGGTGCTGGACGATTTCAAGCCGGATATCCTCCACAGCCATTCGATGGTGGAGGTCAGCAGCCTGCTCTGGACCGAAGCCGCCAAGCGCGGCATTCCGGTGGCGCACACGATCCGCGATTATGAGCTGCTCTGCACCAATTCGGGCATGTTCAAGAACGGCAAGACCTGCGCCTCGCGCCACGTGAAGTGCAAGGTGCTGACGCTCGACAAGCTCATGCGCCATCGCGCGGTCGGGGCGGTCGCCAGCGTCGGTCGGCAGATCCTCGATACGCATCTGGACGAGGGATATTTCTCCCACGTCGACAGGAATTATCGCCGCGTCATCTGGAATCCGGCGATCGTGAAGGGGGCGGGGGCCAATTATGTGAAGCCCCGGCTCGAAGGGCCGCTGCGCTTCGGCTATCTCGGCCGCATCTCGGCGGAAAAGGGTGTCGATACGATGCTGGAGGCGCTGCGCCTTCTGCCCGCCGGCGGCTGGGAGGCGATCATCGCCGGCAAGGCGCCCGCCGACATGCCCCGGTTCGAGGCGCTCGCGGCGGGCATGCCTGTCACGTTTGCCGGCTTCATGGATCCGAAGGACTTCTTCGAGGCGATCGATGTGCTGATCGTGCCGTCGCTGTGGGCGGAGCCGCTGCCGCGCACGATCCTGGAGGCCTGCGCGATGCGCGTGCCGTCGCTCGGCGCGCGCTCCGGCGGCATTCCCGAGCTGATCGGCGAAGAGAATAAGGACTGGCTGTACGACGCGCATGATCCGGCCGACATGGCCGCGCGCATGGCGCCGATTGTGGAGCGCGGCCGCGACGGCCTCACCTTCGATCGCTTCGAGCTGGTCCTGTCGCAGACACAGCCCAGCACCGTCGCGAACAAATATCTGGATCTGTATCAGGGCGCACTGGCGAGCCGTGGGAAGACCCTCTCCGCGGCGGCCTAG
- a CDS encoding DUF3667 domain-containing protein → MTEGADTIGDLATAGLLAREVERARLGEPAVGHDVHEPCANCGTVREGPYCHVCGQAGHVHRNLMALVHDLAHGVFHFEGKIWNTLPMLALRPGELTKRYVAGERAKFVSPIALFLFSVFLMFAVVSNLGGHGAKAKAEATKQGVASEIVKTRVKLDKTRRLLAEETDPDDRARLTEKITDLTAEVAALRAIETHGLAGVGKAAVEASRAAADPQAARKAAEVAAKAAGTTPVAGKAAEGAADHASEAPSPVTQIPYVGGLLAHAADNPELVVYKMKNYAYKYSWALIPISVPFIWLLFCFRRDVGLYDHAIFAIYSLSFMSLAVVVLAVLGRIGLSGAIIPLIAMIVPPIHIYRQLKGAYDLSRFSALWRTAAMLVMTTITLSLFTSFVFYLGSD, encoded by the coding sequence ATGACCGAGGGGGCGGACACGATCGGGGACCTGGCGACGGCCGGCCTGCTGGCGCGCGAAGTGGAGCGCGCACGGCTGGGCGAGCCCGCGGTGGGACATGACGTGCACGAGCCCTGCGCCAATTGCGGCACGGTGCGCGAAGGGCCCTATTGCCACGTCTGCGGGCAGGCGGGGCATGTCCATCGCAACCTGATGGCGCTGGTCCACGATCTCGCCCACGGCGTGTTCCATTTCGAGGGCAAGATCTGGAACACGCTGCCGATGCTGGCGCTGCGGCCGGGCGAGCTGACCAAGCGCTATGTCGCGGGCGAGCGCGCCAAGTTCGTCTCGCCCATCGCCTTGTTCCTGTTTTCCGTCTTCCTGATGTTCGCGGTCGTCTCCAATCTCGGCGGGCATGGCGCCAAGGCGAAGGCGGAAGCGACCAAGCAGGGCGTGGCCTCCGAGATCGTGAAGACGCGCGTGAAACTGGACAAGACGCGCCGTTTGCTCGCCGAGGAAACCGACCCCGACGATCGCGCCCGGCTGACCGAGAAGATCACCGATCTGACCGCCGAGGTGGCCGCGCTGCGGGCGATCGAGACGCACGGGCTGGCGGGCGTGGGCAAGGCGGCGGTGGAGGCCAGCCGCGCCGCCGCCGACCCGCAGGCCGCCCGGAAAGCGGCGGAAGTGGCGGCCAAAGCCGCCGGCACGACGCCGGTCGCGGGCAAGGCCGCCGAGGGCGCGGCGGACCATGCCAGCGAGGCGCCGAGCCCGGTGACGCAGATCCCCTATGTGGGCGGGCTGCTGGCGCATGCGGCCGATAATCCCGAACTCGTCGTCTACAAGATGAAGAATTACGCCTACAAATATAGCTGGGCGCTGATCCCCATCTCCGTGCCCTTCATCTGGCTGCTCTTCTGCTTCCGCCGCGACGTGGGCCTCTACGATCACGCCATCTTCGCGATCTACTCGCTCTCCTTCATGTCGCTGGCGGTGGTGGTGCTGGCGGTGCTGGGCCGGATCGGCCTGTCCGGCGCGATCATCCCGCTGATCGCGATGATCGTGCCGCCGATCCACATCTACCGGCAGTTGAAGGGCGCCTATGATCTCAGCCGCTTCAGCGCGCTGTGGCGCACGGCGGCGATGCTGGTGATGACGACGATCACGCTGAGCCTTTTCACCTCCTTCGTCTTCTATCTGGGCAGCGACTGA
- a CDS encoding SDR family NAD(P)-dependent oxidoreductase, protein MSALSAGNVAIVTGAAGGIGLAVARRLAARQLTVCLVDRSDTVLERARELAGAEGFVADVSDRGAVEALAADIHARFGPVSFLMNNAAIAGGADALGGADIWADVLGVNLMGVLHGIQAFVPAMIASGAPGIVVNTGSKQGITQPPGNTAYNVSKSAVKALTEGLAHSLREGAGDRIGAHLLIPGFTFTGMTARAEKPDAAWTADQVADFLFERMAAGDFYILCPDNDVTRDTDEKRMAWAMGDIIENRPALSRWHPDYQDAFAAFLKS, encoded by the coding sequence ATGAGCGCACTTTCGGCGGGCAATGTGGCGATCGTGACGGGCGCGGCCGGCGGGATCGGCCTCGCCGTGGCCCGGCGGCTCGCGGCTCGGCAACTCACCGTGTGCCTCGTCGATCGATCCGATACGGTGCTGGAGCGCGCCCGTGAGCTGGCGGGCGCCGAGGGCTTCGTGGCCGATGTGTCGGATCGCGGAGCGGTCGAGGCGCTGGCGGCCGATATCCACGCCCGCTTCGGGCCCGTCTCGTTCCTGATGAACAATGCCGCGATCGCGGGCGGTGCCGATGCGCTGGGCGGCGCCGATATCTGGGCGGACGTGCTCGGCGTGAATTTGATGGGCGTGCTGCACGGGATCCAGGCGTTCGTCCCCGCCATGATCGCGAGCGGCGCACCGGGCATCGTCGTGAACACCGGATCCAAGCAGGGCATCACCCAGCCGCCCGGCAACACCGCCTACAATGTCAGCAAGTCGGCCGTGAAGGCGCTGACGGAGGGGCTGGCGCACAGCCTGCGCGAGGGGGCGGGGGACCGCATCGGCGCGCATCTGCTGATCCCCGGCTTCACCTTCACCGGCATGACAGCGCGGGCCGAAAAGCCGGACGCCGCGTGGACCGCCGATCAGGTAGCGGATTTTCTGTTCGAACGGATGGCGGCGGGCGACTTCTACATCCTCTGCCCGGACAATGACGTCACGCGCGACACTGACGAGAAGCGCATGGCCTGGGCGATGGGCGACATCATCGAGAATCGCCCCGCTCTGTCGCGCTGGCATCCCGATTATCAGGATGCCTTCGCCGCCTTCCTGAAAAGCTGA
- a CDS encoding alpha/beta fold hydrolase yields the protein MADYLIRDGKPSLAYHHRPGTGPTIVFLPGYMSDMNGGKALALEAWAMARGHAMLRLDYAGCGESEGVFAEQTLASWHEDVLGLIDNVTVGPLVLVGSSMGGWQMLLAAVARPDRVAGLVGIAAAPDFTEWGFDDAMRQTLAEDGLLVEESPYSPTPMITTLPLWQSGQALLLLDDEIAYDGPVRLLHGLDDPDVPPSISFRLGRALRSDDVQTILVKGGDHRLSRPQDLDLLVQTVARLIES from the coding sequence ATGGCCGATTATTTAATCCGAGATGGCAAGCCCTCCCTCGCTTATCATCACCGCCCCGGCACGGGCCCGACGATCGTGTTCCTGCCGGGCTACATGTCCGACATGAACGGCGGCAAGGCGCTCGCGCTGGAGGCGTGGGCGATGGCGCGCGGCCACGCGATGCTGCGCCTCGATTATGCCGGCTGCGGCGAGAGCGAGGGCGTGTTCGCCGAACAGACGCTGGCGAGCTGGCATGAGGACGTGCTGGGTCTGATCGATAATGTCACCGTCGGGCCGTTGGTGCTGGTCGGCTCCTCGATGGGCGGGTGGCAGATGCTGCTCGCCGCCGTCGCCCGGCCGGATCGCGTCGCGGGCCTCGTCGGCATCGCCGCCGCGCCCGATTTCACCGAATGGGGTTTTGACGACGCGATGCGGCAGACGCTGGCCGAGGATGGCCTGCTGGTCGAGGAATCGCCTTATTCCCCCACGCCGATGATCACCACGCTGCCTTTGTGGCAGAGCGGGCAGGCGCTGCTGCTGCTCGATGATGAGATCGCCTATGATGGCCCCGTCCGCCTGCTCCACGGTCTGGACGATCCCGACGTGCCACCCTCGATCTCGTTCCGGCTGGGCCGGGCGCTGCGTTCAGACGATGTGCAGACGATTCTGGTCAAGGGCGGCGATCATCGCCTGTCGCGCCCGCAGGATCTGGATCTGCTGGTGCAGACGGTCGCCCGCCTGATCGAGAGCTGA
- a CDS encoding M48 family metallopeptidase, which translates to MILLFLLAAAAGTSPTPLAKLPGDDTARFNACVALTKSDVPRALSEATEWAKQADNLPSRHCLGLAQGADGDWNAAAATFVRAGTAAESANDPRAVLLWTQAGNAALAGDDPQLARTAIDRALKLPGLTEVMQGEAWLDRARANVGLNDPAAARIDIDRALKLVPNDPFAWLLSATLARRQDDLERASRDISEAAKLAPDAAAVALEAGNIAIMAGADSAAKVAWERAKKLAPGDPAGQAAAAQLEELAAQADDPPKK; encoded by the coding sequence GTGATCCTTCTTTTCCTTCTCGCCGCCGCTGCCGGCACGTCCCCCACGCCGCTGGCGAAGCTTCCGGGCGACGATACGGCGCGCTTCAACGCCTGCGTCGCGCTCACCAAGAGCGATGTGCCGCGCGCACTGAGCGAGGCGACGGAGTGGGCGAAACAGGCGGACAATCTGCCCTCGCGTCACTGTCTCGGGCTGGCCCAGGGCGCGGATGGCGACTGGAATGCCGCCGCCGCCACCTTCGTGCGCGCGGGCACGGCGGCCGAATCCGCGAACGATCCGCGCGCCGTGCTGCTGTGGACGCAGGCGGGCAATGCGGCGCTGGCGGGCGACGATCCGCAACTGGCGCGCACCGCGATCGATCGCGCGCTGAAGCTGCCGGGCCTGACGGAGGTGATGCAGGGCGAGGCGTGGCTGGATCGGGCCCGCGCCAATGTCGGGCTGAACGATCCGGCGGCCGCGCGCATCGATATCGATCGCGCGCTGAAGCTGGTGCCGAACGATCCTTTCGCCTGGCTGCTCTCGGCCACGCTGGCGCGGCGTCAGGACGATCTGGAGCGCGCCTCGCGCGACATATCGGAGGCCGCCAAGCTCGCGCCCGATGCGGCGGCGGTGGCGCTGGAGGCGGGCAATATCGCGATCATGGCGGGCGCCGATTCCGCCGCGAAAGTGGCGTGGGAACGCGCGAAGAAGCTCGCGCCCGGCGATCCGGCCGGGCAGGCGGCGGCGGCGCAACTGGAGGAATTGGCCGCTCAGGCGGACGACCCGCCGAAGAAGTGA